AGACCACACAATGAAGTCAATTCATCAAGATGAATAGTTTAAtacaaaatgtacatttattgTTCTTCGATAAATTTTTGCGAGGCATGCCATCAACATTTATTCATTTCAATGTAACGTCCACCTGGACACAAGTGCAAACCTGCCTGAAATTCCATGAGCAGTAACCAGGAATGAAAGTCATAAGTACAGAGTCaagataaaaataaacaaaaacaagaaaGGAGGCATACAATAATTATTAAAATGTTCATACATTATGGATATTAAAATATTTTACAGATTATTCTTACACTATCAAACAATATACACTTCAGTACTTTTTGAGAAGCCCTCAAGAGTAAGTGATCTTCACTCAAACACCACATATCCAAAACGAGCTTTCTTCAAAGCCTTTCAATTGGTTGCAAATCATTGAATCCTAGTCACTTCCTCTTCAAAAAGACATCGGTTCACAAAGCCTGAAGAAAGGGAAATATATTGTGACATATCCAACATGGCAAACTGATATTTCAAACATGAGTACATGGAAATTGTGCAACAATAGCAAAAAAAATTCTCACAAGAATAAACAGAAACACAACAGGTGAACTATATGGCACTTGGTGGAAACGAGTGATGCAAATATATTAACAATAGATGGTGGGAAGTGGCCATGTACATTTGTGTCTTAACTAAACTGTGCTTTTTGAGCCATTTCATCAAGACTTTGGTTATTACTTTCTGACCATTTGTGTAgttcattcttaaaataaaaaagtGCTTTAAATTGACATCAAGATTGTCCTTACCACTAAACAAAGGATGTGATTTAATTAGATTGGTGATTGAGATGGCTTTCTATGTTTTGGGGGCCTGAAGTGGTCATATGAACACAAACAAAATCAGAGAGGACTATTTAACCCTTCTGACTGGTTTCTGTGAGGGCACTCCCCGAACACAGTCCGTCAGTTGGGTTTACTTTGCTGCGTAGGCAGCATCTCATCTAGGGACATCTATCTAACCACATAGGCATCCTTCATAATCAACATCATCATGAAAGGCATTTAAGGCTCAGACCTCAACAAAAGCAAAGTGGTTCCAACTTCCTGTTGGCCAACGTCATTTCCTCTCAGGGTGAGCAGTTACATCCTCacaaaggagaggagaagtaCAGGTTCAAAGGTCAGTTAGGGAGTGGAACGTGAAGGGCAGCCAAGGTGAGAGCCAGGTTGAGGGCCAAGGTGAGAGCCAAGTTGAGGGCCAACGTGGGATCAACCCAGCCTGGGACAAAGTAGGACTCACAGAGTGCAGACCAGACCAAGTGATGGATGAAGTCAGTCCCACTGTTCTAGTCTTCATAGCCGAGCACAAAGAACTGGCCCACTCCTTCCATTCACAGCACTCATACAGTTACAGTACCCTCGCTACACATGCATTAAAAGTGTGTCAGTGTGGCTCATTACCAGACGCCACGCATCAGCACACTAATCAGCACAGGGTAACATGCATCAAACACGCATGGATTTACTGCACACGGTCAGCTGAGCTCAGACAGATATCACACATCCAtcgcagcagtagcagcagcacacATACAGAGTCAAAACAGAGCTGGAAGCCCTGCGTAGGACCAGACCAAGTCTCACTGGCTTCCAGACAGTGTCCATTCCGTGACAGCAGTCCAGTCAGTCACTACACACAGTGTCTAGTGGAGCCCTTCCTCAGCAGATGAGCTCCTGTTGGATCTCTGGCAGTGCGGGGAAGGGCTCAGAAGTGAAGGAAAAGGCATTGCGGCCTGTCTTCAGGTCTACCTGACCGGGGCATATCAGGTACGAACCCATGCTCTCCAGCTCTGGGGAGGGTGCCGGGCTCTCAGGCTCAGACTCTGATTGGCTGGTCTCAGGCTCGTCCAATGAGGGTAGAGAGCTGGCGTGGAGCTGGGTGTAAAGGTCAGCTGGTCCATTCAGCCAGGGGTGGTTAAGGCACTCTGCTGCAGTGGCTCTCTTCCtgtggacacagagagaggatgcgTGTCAGAACTCAAAATCAATCAATGTCTAGGCAGCAAGGACTTTAATTAAAGCTTCTGTTCATCCGTTTTGAAAGTAAAACTGAAATAGCTAAGGTGAATATATGTAAAAGGAAAGCCAATGGTAAAAAAGGGGACAAATATGCAGTTATACAACTTCCTGTCCCTCCCCTTCCCCCAGACACTCTTCTTTCCCTGACAGTCTGTTTGAAAAACCACCAAAGCCCACTTTTTCATCCCAGTCTTTTCCCCTCTTTGGGATTACTCagacacacacttttttttttaatgccgCCGATAATCTACAGCAATTAAATTACATTGAGTGAAGATCACGGCCCTGGATCACAGCGATCGACTACTGCTGTTTGTCATTGAGACGTGATggtgacatacagtatgtagcccTTCTGTGCTGGAACACTTGGCCAAATAGCGACAGTGGTGACACAGAACGTGTTAATAGACGAAACGTAACAAGGACCAGTATCCTTATATTAAAACTGTTCATATACGTTACCACGCATCGGGAGACTTAACGAGGCTGTGCTGCAAGCAGCAGTATGAATGACATCGCTCACGTGTTAATTAGCGTTGAACTCAATATGGGACATGTGGGAGGACATCCATCTGTCGGGCTGTGGCACTGAACTAATTGAGTGTTGATTCTTGACCCTATCCTGTTCCTCACCTGGGGTTTTTGAGCAGCAGGGTCTTGATGAAGTCAATGGCGAGGGAGGAGACGCCCTCGAAGGCATCCTGGGAGTAGTCCACGTTGATCTGGGAGATGTTCAGGAAGGTCTCCTGCTTGTTGTCCCCCAGGAACGGAGACTCGCCCGTCAGCATGACGTAGGTCAGGACCCCTATGGAcctgagagatgaggagggaacGGTGTCAGACTACAAGACATGAGTATTTTTCTCAGATTTCCACTGTGGAGCTGGCTGGTGATCAATATTTTATGGCTTCTGGAAAAACCGATATGTATTGAGAACACTAGCTGACATCTGCTTGACGCCGTCTCTTTAGCTCATACTCACCACATGTCTGTCGCTATGCTGATGGGTTCATAGTTCAGGATCTCTGGAGCTGGAATAGCATAGACAACGCCAATTAGTCCTGATAAACATTTTTACAGTACTGAAGTTAATTGCTTATCCATCTTCCTTATTGATATAGACCGACTGCAGAAGCCAGGACTCACCCACATACTCCGGGGTGCCCAGGATCTCTCGGACTTCTGTCACATTGTCCATGCGTCTGGACAGGCCAAAGTCCACGATGCGGATATCACCCAGTGGGATGGCACTGGTCAGCAGGATGTtctggggctgaggggagagaccgAGATAAGACAGATGAGACCAAATCCAAAGAGTGCGTGGTAAGTGAATTGACAGAGATCACATACCATGCTTGATAGATTGTGAATCAGTAGAGTAGTCATCGAGACTCAAGGCCTCCCATTAAAGAGTCTAATCTACCTCTACATGAATAAGCCAAACCCAGAGTGTACAGCCCCAGAGGGATTCAATTT
This genomic stretch from Oncorhynchus clarkii lewisi isolate Uvic-CL-2024 chromosome 13, UVic_Ocla_1.0, whole genome shotgun sequence harbors:
- the LOC139364681 gene encoding serine/threonine kinase 17a like isoform X1, with the protein product MMNKNGMVTKIHTRIRTDPFTSNYELLGRELGRGKFAVVKKCIEKATGKEHAAKFLRKRRKGEDCRMDILNEIAVLESAKANPYVVALHEVYETNSEIILILECAAGGEIFNQCVAENDEAFTEKDVIRLARQILTGVACLHRNNVVHLDLKPQNILLTSAIPLGDIRIVDFGLSRRMDNVTEVREILGTPEYVAPEILNYEPISIATDMWSIGVLTYVMLTGESPFLGDNKQETFLNISQINVDYSQDAFEGVSSLAIDFIKTLLLKNPRKRATAAECLNHPWLNGPADLYTQLHASSLPSLDEPETSQSESEPESPAPSPELESMGSYLICPGQVDLKTGRNAFSFTSEPFPALPEIQQELIC
- the LOC139364681 gene encoding serine/threonine kinase 17a like isoform X2 — its product is MKLLIVFLIIQHIPFPHYFSLPRGKFAVVKKCIEKATGKEHAAKFLRKRRKGEDCRMDILNEIAVLESAKANPYVVALHEVYETNSEIILILECAAGGEIFNQCVAENDEAFTEKDVIRLARQILTGVACLHRNNVVHLDLKPQNILLTSAIPLGDIRIVDFGLSRRMDNVTEVREILGTPEYVAPEILNYEPISIATDMWSIGVLTYVMLTGESPFLGDNKQETFLNISQINVDYSQDAFEGVSSLAIDFIKTLLLKNPRKRATAAECLNHPWLNGPADLYTQLHASSLPSLDEPETSQSESEPESPAPSPELESMGSYLICPGQVDLKTGRNAFSFTSEPFPALPEIQQELIC